ATTTCCTTAGGAAACCCTATACCGTCTTTCTTTTTCAAGTCTCTTATCCCTGTTTTCTTTTCTTTCCAAAGATCCGTTCTGCGACACGCTCTATTTAGAGGGTGATCCCCGGCCAGGCCACTGGCCCAGAATGAGCTTGCCGGGAACTATCAAGTTCAGCAATGGCAGTTCTCCGACTTTGACTTCGACGGCTTCGTCCCCAGGGACATACATATTGACGGCAGGTAACCCGGCGATTGTCGTGACCGGCACCTGGACCAAGGTGAGCGGGCCGGGAACGATTACCTTCAGCAATGCCAATTCTCCGACTTCGATGGCGACGGCTTCAGTCGCTGGGGAATACACTCTGCGCTGGACGATTACCGGCGGGAGTTGCCCTTCAAGTGATGACGTCAACATCACCTACACCCCAGGGCCGACCGCTACGGTAACCGGTGGTGGCACCATCTGTGCCGGGAACAGTTCCACTGTTACCGTCACCGTGACAGGTGGAACAGCACCCTACACGGTGACATTGGATAACGGCGGAGGGACCCAAAGCGGCTCCAGCCCGTTAACTTTTTCAGTGTTTCCGGAAGATTGGTCAACCACCTATTCCGTGGAGTCAGGGACGGACGCTCTGGGTAGTTGTATCACCGGTAGCGGGAGCGCCACGGTCACAGTGAGCCCAGATTTCCCGGCCTATGCCGGGCCGGATCAAACCGTCTGCGGCTTGTTGGCGAGACTGGAAGGCTATTCAGAGGGTGAACCCCGGCCAGGCACCTGGCCCAGAATGAGCTTGCCGGGAACAATCAAGTTCAGGAATGTCAATTCTGAGGCTTCGATGGCGACAGCTTCAGTTGCCGGGAAATACACCTTGCCGGCAGGTAACCCAGCAATTGTCGTGACCGGCACCTGGACCAAGGTGAGCGGGCCGGGAACGATTACCTTCAGCAATGCCAATTCTCCGACTTCGACGGCGACGGCTTCGTCCCCAGGTGCATACACCTTGCGCTGGACGATTGCCGGCGGGAGTTGCCCTTCAAGTGATGACGTCAACATCACCTACACCCCAGGGCCGACCGCTACGGTGACCGGTGGCGGGACAATTTGCCTTGAGAGCATTTCCACCGTCACCGTCACCGTCACCGTGACGGGTGGAACTGCACCGTACACGGTGACATTGGATAATGACGGGGGGAGACAAACCGGCCCCAGCCCATTAAGTTTTGAAGTGGAGACACCCTCAACAACCACCTATTCGGTGGAGTCAGGGGAGGACGCTCTGGGTTGTACAATCACCAGTAGCGGGAGCGCCACGGTTACCGTCATCCTGACAACCGTCAATGCCGGACCTGACCAAACCATTTGCGCCGGCACAAGTGTAGTCCTTGCCGGATCGTTGACTGGTGGCGCGACAGGCCCGATATGGACCGGCGGAGGCGGAATCTTTGTTCCGAATGCAACCACACTGAATGCCATCTACACACCGTCAGATGAGGAAATTGCAGAGGGAATAACGGCCTTGACGTTGAGAAGGGACAACCTGCCGGGAGTATGCGGGCCGATCAACGACACCATGTTCATCATCATCAATCCGGTTACCGTCCATGCCGGACCTGACCAAACCATTTGCGCGGGCACGAGTGCAATCCTGGCCGGATCCTGTGGCTATCAAGCAAACGGAACGTGGAGTGGAGGAACCGGAACATTCAGTCCGAATGCGACGACGCGCGATGCCGTCTATACTCCATCAGCAGCCGAAAGAACGGCTGGAACGGTGACATTGACGTTCACGATGGACGACCCGCCCGCCGCCTGTGGACCGAACAGCGATACCATGACCATCACCATCAACCCGACAGCCAATGCCAATGCCGGACCTGACCAAACTATTTGCGCGGGCACGAGTGCCACTCTTGCCGGATCGTTTGACGGAATTGCCTACGGCTCGGAGTGGATCGGCGGAGGCGGCACCTTCATTCCGAGTGCAACCACGCTGAATGCGGTCTACACACCGTCAAGCGCGGAAATCACGGCTGGAAGCGTAACCCTGACTTTGCTCAACCCGGTCGGGCCTTGCCCGGGAGCCGTGGATTCGATGACGATTTTCATCGATTCCTGCCTCCCGCACATTGCGTTGCTGGTGGCGGACACCGCCAACAACCGGATTCAGGGGTTTGACGGAAGCAACTGGTCGGTCATCGGAGTCGGGACCCTCGGGGCCGGAAACGGTCAGTTCCGCGCTCCCGAAGCGGTCGCCTTCAGTTCGACGGGACAACGGATGTATGTGGCCGACACCGGCAACAACCGGATCCAATGGTCAACCGATGGAGGCGTAAATTGGGCGAATTTTGCAACCAATGGAGTCGGATTCAATCAGGTCAAGGCGCCGCAAGGAGTCGCCCTGGATGCAGCCGGAAATCTTTATGTCGCCGACACCGGCAACAATCGGATTTTGCGCTTCAACGGAGGGATTCCGGGGATGGGAGTCCTGCTGGCCAACAAAGGAACTTCCGCCGGACAGGTGACCAATCCCAGCGGAATGGTCGTGGACAACAAATCAACTCTGTTCATTGCCGACACCGGCAACAATCGGGTTTTGAAAATCCTCAACGCCAGCACCGTCATTTCGACCAACACCGGAAAAGTCGTGGCTTCAAACGGGATCGGCCTGAACCAGGTCAGAGCGCCGCAGGGAGTCGCAGTTGACTCCAACGGCACGCTCTACATTGCCGATACCGGCAATTCCCGGATTCTGCGGTTTCTCAACGGGAATTCCAACAATGCAACCACTCTGGCCTTGAGCGGTACTCAACTTGGCCAGGTCAGACAACCTGAAGGCATCACCACAAGTCAGTTCACGTCAGGCTGGCTGGCTGGAATACCGATCATCGTGGTTGGAGACACCGCCAATAACCGGATCGTGGGCCGACCAATCGGCACCGGAAGCTGGTTATATATTGGTTCTCCCGACAATGTGGGGACAGGCATTGGGCAGTTCCGGGCACCATCCAAGATCAGGTGACAGGGTGGACAAGGTGACAAGGTGACAAGGTGACAAGGTGACATCTGACAAGGTGACTATTTGACAGGATGACAACTGACAAGATGACCATTTGAGAAGTCATCATTTTGTCATTTTGTCAGATGTCACCTGGGAGGTCATCCCCCGGCTTTCATTTTCCCATCCACCGGTTTTCCAGCCAGAAACTCGCCAATTGCCCGATCTAAATCCTCCGGGCTGTCTTCCGTCGCGTAGGCACGAGTATCTTCAAAGGTCACCAGTCTGAGTGGAAGTTTTGGGTTTTCAGTTTTGAATTTTTCCCATTGCATACGATTCGCATTCCATCCGCCTGGAACCGTCATTTTGGCATCTGGAGAAGAAATGACGACCAGCATCGGGACGCTGAGTTTTTTGGCCGCTTCGGACAGGTCAGTCGTCATCAGTTCATAAAAGTATCGGTACATCACATCGAGCCGGGTTTTGGCCATCATTTCGGACAAGAGTTTCTGCCGGGCTTCGTGCTGACAGTAAAATGTTGAAAAACCAGACGCAAACTGGAGCGACTGGCTATAGGAACTGTTGGGCCACAGCGCCAGTGATGGCGAACTGTTGACGATTTGAACTCGCTCCTGGTGAGTTGCCGGTTTGGTTGTATCGGCTGGGGAATTCATCGGGCTATACAACAGTCCATTGAGGTTCACAACGGCCCTGATCTGGTCTGGATGATCAAGGGCGGTTTTCATCGCCACATAGGCACCGGCTTGCTGGCCAACCAGCACCACACCGCTCAAGTTTTCCTTTTTGATCAGATTGACAATGCCTTGTTCGATGGTGTTCCACCAATCCGTATGGCTGAAATTCCGAATTTTAGGACGCGGATACGGGGGCGTACCGGCAGCCCCAGGAAGCGTCAGGGCATACATTGTGTAAGCTTTTGCATTGCGGTTCATCAACGATTCATACACCGTCCAATCCAAACCGATGTCAGGGATCAAAATAACCGGAACTGGACCGGAACCGCGTTTTTCAATCTGGGAAAATTCGCCCGGCAAGACAACACTCCCTTTTGAAAGACCAACCGCTGCCTGGACGGTGCGATCAAGTCGGGTTTCAAATCCGGCTGGCGCGCCCGTTAATTGGGCCAGTTTGGTCAATAGTTCCTTGTAGGCACGGGTGCGTTCTTCATCGCTGGCCATAAGTGAGTCCGCTTTGACTTTGAGTCTGGTTAACACATCGAGGTCCTCCGCCGTGACCTTGTCCTGGATGCCCAAATAGGCAAGTTCATCTTCGATGATGGCCCGAATAACTCGGGGTGACGGAGCGTCGCTCCATGTGGGATCAAGCGTCGGGGCTTGTCCCAGGGCGCTGGCGGTCAACAGCAGAAAGAAAATCGGCAGAAAGACCATTCCTGCAACTCGGCACCTGGTGGTCATAACAATGCTCCATTGAATTGTGGTGGGGATGGATCAGGCCGCTGGATGAATCCGGCCTGGGGGTTAGCCTCAACACGATTGCCAGATGGGGAAGGTTGCGCTGATGGAGCGAATTGCCGGATGTGTGTTGTGGGTTGAGGGAAATCAGGGGTGAAGCAGAAAGAGCTTTGGAGTGCTGCAACTTGTTGCAGCTTTGACATATGGCGACTTGTCGCCACTCTTTCTTGCGCGACAAGTCGCTTCATAGGAAAGCGGTGACAAGTCACCGCACTCCAAAGATGTGTGAGCCTTCAAGACCGCCGCACCAATGCCGTTTCGAACTTTTCCCGGCGGCTTCGACTGAGTTTGATGCTGGTGCGATTGCTGAGGACAATGGTGCCATCCCCGTTTTCGTTGAGTTCAAGTTCGCGGACGAAATCCAAATTAACGAGGGCGGACCGATGGACGCGAAAAAACTGGTCCGGGTCAAGTTGCGTCTCAAGCCGATTCAAACTGTCACGAAGCAAATGCTGTTTGCCGGCGACGTGCAACACAACATACTGGTCTGAGGCTTCAATCCATTCAATTTCAGCAACCTTCAGAAAATGAACCCGTCCGCCACTCTTTACCGAAAGGCGCTGCAGGTAGAGTGCTTTTTCGGTTGCTGGTGGCGAAGTCATCTGCTGACTGGCCAGCCATTCAAGCAACCGCCGGTTGATGTCGGCTGATCGGTTTTGGTAAATGTGCGATTTGGCGCGTTTGACAGCCTGTTCAAACCGTTCGTCGTCAAAGGGTTTCAAGACATAGTCGAGCGCCTGGGCCTCAAATGCTTTCACCGCAAACTGATCATAGGCTGTGACAAAAACAATAACTGATGAAAGATCTGGGCCAGCGGCTTCCAGCACTTCGAACCCGTTCATTTCGGGCATTTGAATATCGAGAAAAAGCAGGTCCGGTCGGTCTCGTCGAATGGCCTTGACCGCTTCGAAGCCGTTTGAACATTCCCCAATGATGGTGATTTCAGGATCATCCTTGAGCAGGAGGGACAGGGTCCGGCGAGCCAACGGTTCGTCGTCAACGAGCAGGGTTCGAATTTTTGCTGGTTCTCCAGTCATGGGTGATACCAATGAGGGTTCAGGGTTCAGGGTTCAGGGTTCAGAAAAGACAAAAAAGACGAAAAGGACAAAAAGGACAAAAAGGACGGAAAGGATTTGAATTCAAAAACCCTGAACCCTGAACCCTAAACGGTATGAGTTTCACTCCTGGGAAGATCCTGCTCCGACAGAAACGGAATGGAAATCAGAGCGGAGGTGCCGCCTTCTTTGACGGTTTCAACCACGAAATCGTGATCTGAACCAAAACACGCCTTGAGCCGGGCCTGGACGTTTCGCAATCCAAGTCCTCTGGCTTCGGCCTGGGCAAAATCAGGCGGAAGACCGGGGCCATCGTCGTTGATTTGCAGACATAGCCGTCCATTTTCGCGCCAGGTGTTGATTTCGATTCGGGAAGCTGCAATGCGTTTTGAAATACCGTGTCGCACTGCGTTTTCCACCAGTGGTTGTAAAATCAGGTGTGGCACGCCGGCATCAAGCGTTTCCGGGGCAATATTTTTATACACGGTCAGGCGATCCTGAAACCGTATCTGTTCGATTTCAAGGTATTTTTCGAGGAATTCAAGTTCCAATCGAAGTGGAACCTGTTCATTGCCTGATCGGTCCAGAACCGACCGCAGCAAATCGCTGAGTCCGGCGATCATCCGGACGGCGCCTCGGGTATCGTTTTCACGAACCAGAGCGGCAATGCTGTGCAGTGTGTTGAATAAAAAATGCGGGTGAAGCTGCATTTTCAGGGCCAGTAACCGTGCGTTGGCCAGTTGGGTTTCAAGTTGCGAGGTTCGCAGTTGTAGTTCGGCGGTTTGTCGCTCGCCTTCTCGCAACCGTTCGGCGTACACCATCGCGTGGCCAACTCCAACCAGCATCCAGTACACCATCGGTCCAAACAGCAGAGTAAAATTGATCATCCTGGCATAGCCGGCGAGAAACCCTTGAAGCGATTCAAAGATGCGTGGGTCTGGAATTGCCCATCGTGATACGAGGGTCAACACCAGCGCATAAACAAATCCAAAAACAATACCTGCCGCCAAATGGAATCCGAAGGCGCGTCCACGTCGTGGAACCTCAAAAGGAAACCGTCGGCTGAGATCAAATACCAATGGCGTCGCCAGCGCCAGCGGCTCCCAGTACAGAAGTTGAAAGAACAATTCCCATCCCCAGGAATGGGGTCGAGGGCGCGCCGAAGGGCCGAATGTCACCTGGGCCACAATCAGAATCCCCGGTATCATCCACAGCGCACAAACCACAAGTTGCCGTTTCCAGGCTGGAGGAACAGAAGGGAAGATCATTGAGGGGTCAGGGGTGAAAAACAGGGTTCAGGGTTCAGGGTTCAGGGTTCAGCCCGATGTCTTCCACCCCAGATTGCCATTCCAGAAAGTAATATACTTCGTCACCATCAATTTTCTGAAAACCAAGCTTGAGAAACCAGGGCAAAGCCGGGTTAAAGCTTTCGACATAGATTCGAATCGGTTTGTGGTTCTGGCGACTTTCGGTCATCAAATCAGCCATGATTTTCCTGGCAATGCCTTGCCGCCGAAACTCCGGTAAGAGGGCCAGGTCAATGATGCGAAGCTGGTTTTCCAGTCGCCCAAGGTAGAGCCGACCAACCGGCTGGGTATCGAGCAGGATGACAGAAAAGTCTCCGGTTGGATATTTGATCCGGTATTGTTCGGACTGCGCTTGAAACTGGCTCCATAAGAATGCCCGTTTCAGCGAGTCATCCCACGGAACACGGGCCATTTCTTCGGCCCGAGAAGCTGCAAAGATTTGAAACAAAAAGGATTCGTCATCCTGCTCGATGGGTTTGAGATGGATTTCGGGCATATTTGAGGGCTGGTACTTGGGGAGCATTAAAAAACAACTTCCCGTTTTGGTTTGGAGACAGGTATTTGGATTGAGCATCCCTGTTAGGCTGCCGTTCGGATAGCTGGTGGTTGCAAGGTTTTGGGAGCTACCACCGGGAAACGATTGTCTCTCCGGTCCATCTTCCCCGCGTCGCCCGCGCCCCCAGGAACTTATTTTTTAACGCTCCCCAAGCACCAATTAAGCGGTTGTTGCCGTGCCAGTTTCAGCATTTAAAAACTGGTAAAAGACTGCTTCATAGCTGATGCCATTCTGGTCACGGCTCACTGGAACAATAAAGATATCGAGTTCACCCATCACTGGATGCGAGAGGTGAAGGGTTTGCTGAATCAACTGGTACTCAAGCGGACCCAGAAAGGTCAGTGAAAACTCTTCACACGTGGGTTTTTCCTGCCGAACCTGGATGGTATTGAGTTTCAGGTTAATGGATTGGGTTTCACTGATTTGAACCGCAAAATCAGTATGGAGATGTTCGCGAAACTGGGCAAGGTTTAGATGGTTGGTCATAGGAATGAGGGTTCAGGGTTCAGGGTTCAGGGTTTTTGTTTTGTAATTCTTCGTTTCCTAAATTTCGCCCAAAATACTAACATTTTCCTCAGGTGTGGTCTTTGATGTGGGTGATTGAGCCAGAACTAAAAGACATAAAGGACATAAAGGACATATAAGGAGAGGTTGGAAGTTAGTTTCGTCATCGCGAAGGCTCGATTTCGGTGAACTTTGATTCCACTCAATGACCTGGGCGATTCCCGATTGCGATTCGTGTCCTGAACCGGTCGGTGCTGGTCGTGTCTGGCAAGGTGATGATATTTTGGGCGAAATTCAGATTTGATCCTTAGCTCTTGGAAAGTATTGATTTCTAACCACTAACCACTAATCACTAATCACTAATCATATTCTTCATTCTCAATTCTTCTGTATTCCATTTGGAAATGGGTGTCGGTTGAGCCAGTTTCACGAAAACCAAGCCGCTGGTAAAACCTGACTGCCGGGCTGTGTTTGAGTACCTGCAACCGCAGTGGTTTGTTTGTGGTGGTGGCTTCAGCGATCAATTGGTAGGTGATGTGGGCGCCAATTCCCTGGTTCCGGTATTCAGGCAGTAAGGCAATATCAGCCAGACGAATTTCACTTTCCTGACGAACCACAATCAACCGACCAATGGTTTTTCCTGCAAGTTCAATCACCGAATGTTCTGCCGCAGGGTATTGCATTCGATAAAAGTGGTGCTGGGCTTGAAATTGCATGGTGAAGAAAACCAGTTGGTGGGCTTCATTCCAACCAACCAGAGCGATTTCTTCAATCCGGGTGCTGGCATAGACCTCGATGAGGTCTGGCTGGTCCTCATCGGTCGCGGGCCGTAATTTGGGTTCCGGGTTTTTGGAAAAATCAGGAAAAGACATAAAGAACTGACAAGGTGACAAGGTGACAAGGTGACAAAGTGACATCTGACAAGGTGACAAGGTGACAAGGTGACATCTGACAGGGTGACATCTGACAAGGTGACAAGGTGACAGAGTGACAGGGTGACAGGGTGACATCTGACAGGAGAAAGTTCATCATTATGGTACTTTGTCACCTTGTCATTCTGTCAGATGTCACCCTGTCACTGGTCACCCTGTCATCTGATCTTGGACGGGCTTCGGAACTGGCCGGTTCCGCTTCCAAGGTTGTTTGGTATGCCGACCAGCGACCAGGCGCCGCCAGCCAGGAGCTGGCCGACAATTCGGTTGTTGGAGGTATCACCAACTGCCATAAATGATTGACCAGCAAAGGTTCCAGTTTCAAACCGGCAAATGGTGACACCTTCCGGTTTGTTAACCTGGCCCATGCTCGAACCGGTCCCAGTTGTCATCACGGTTGCGGCTGCCGGATTGCCACCCGGATACGCCAGCACCCGTGAATTTCCAGTATCGGCCACATAGACGTTGCTGAAATTGTCAACGGCGACGCCTTCTGGATTTCGCACCTGGCTAGAGCCGCTTCCTGGGCCGGCCACAAAGGTCGTGCCCGTGTTTGGCGTTCCAACTGTGTTGCAGTTGGTGATCTTGATCACGCGATTATTGTCGCGGTCGGTAATGTACAGGTTAAAGTTGACGTCAACGGCGATACCACGCGGGCTGCGGACCTGGCCTCCGCCAACGCCACTGGTTGCCAGAACCACGGCTGGTCCGGGCGTTCCATTGTTAAACCGCAGAACGCGATTGTTTCCGGTATCAGCCACGTAGAGATTCCCGAGCACGTCCAGCGCCACGCCCTGTGGTGACTTCACGTTGCTGAGTCCAATCCCATTGCTCGCGAGCGTTGCCCAGGTGGTGCCGCTGTTGGTGGTGTACTGAACCCGGTTGTTGCCGGTATCAGCCACATAAATTCGAGTGGCTTCAAAGTTGGCGGTGACAGCTTCGGGCAAACTCAGACTGGTTGAACCTGAGCCTGGCGCCCCAGTTCCCAGCAGAACCACCCAGCTTGTGCCGTCATAGCGCTGAATGCGATGGTTTTGAGTATCAGCCACATACAGGTAAGACAGTTCGGTGGCATTGACCTGCAACGTTGCGGTTGCGGTGTTGCCGGTGCCGCCATTGGTCGAACTGACCGCACCCGTTGTGTTGGTGATGGTGCCAGGCAGGGAAGCCGTGACATCCACCGAAATGGTACAGTTCCCGTTGGCTGCAATCGTGCCGCCCGTGAAGGTAATCACCGAGCTTCCAGCCACTACTGTGACGGTTCCACCACAGCCATTCACAATCGCCGGTGTCGTGGCCACGGTCAACCCTGCCGGGAGGTTGTCGGTAAAGGCCACGCCAGTGAGAGCTTCGGTGGCATTTGGATTGGTTAAGGTAAAGACCAGTGTGGTGGTTTCGTTGAGCAACACGGTTGCCGGGTTAAAGACCTTGGCAATCACCGGCGGTGCCACCACGGTGATGGTGTCGGGTGCGGTGTTGCCGGTGCCGCCGTTGGTTGAAGTCACGGCATTTGAAACGTTGTTTTTCACGCCAGCCGTGGCGCCAGTGACGGTGACGTTGAAGGTACAGGTTCCTCCGGGCGCAATCGTGGCCCCCGTTAAGGTGACCCGGTTGTTGGTTGCCGACGTCGTGACTGTTCCGCCACAGGCTGAATTTGAACCGTCAGCAATGGTCAATCCGGCTGGGAGGTTATCCACCAGCCCAACACCGGTGAGGGATTCGGTGGTGTTTGGATTGGTGATGGTAAAGGTCAGGGTTGTGGTTCCGCCGAGTGGGATGGTATCCACGGCAAAGGCTTTGGACGCGACGGCTGGGGCAACAACTGTGATGCTGGCCGAAGCCGTGCCGCCTGTGCCCCCCTGGGTTGATTGAATATTACCAGTGGTGTTGTTTTGAACTCCGGCAGCAACACCCGTCACATTGACCTGGATCGTGCAGGAGTTGCCAGCCGTGAGCGACCCACCAGACAGACTGATGGTTGAACTTCCGGCCACGGCGGTGACTGTTCCCGAGCAAACCGCGCTGATGTTTGGCGGTGTTGCCACAACCAATCCTGCCGGGAGCAAATCGGTAAACGAAATGCCATTCAGGGTCTGAGTGGTGTTCGGGTT
The DNA window shown above is from Acidobacteriota bacterium and carries:
- a CDS encoding NHL repeat-containing protein — translated: MSLPGTIKFSNGSSPTLTSTASSPGTYILTAGNPAIVVTGTWTKVSGPGTITFSNANSPTSMATASVAGEYTLRWTITGGSCPSSDDVNITYTPGPTATVTGGGTICAGNSSTVTVTVTGGTAPYTVTLDNGGGTQSGSSPLTFSVFPEDWSTTYSVESGTDALGSCITGSGSATVTVSPDFPAYAGPDQTVCGLLARLEGYSEGEPRPGTWPRMSLPGTIKFRNVNSEASMATASVAGKYTLPAGNPAIVVTGTWTKVSGPGTITFSNANSPTSTATASSPGAYTLRWTIAGGSCPSSDDVNITYTPGPTATVTGGGTICLESISTVTVTVTVTGGTAPYTVTLDNDGGRQTGPSPLSFEVETPSTTTYSVESGEDALGCTITSSGSATVTVILTTVNAGPDQTICAGTSVVLAGSLTGGATGPIWTGGGGIFVPNATTLNAIYTPSDEEIAEGITALTLRRDNLPGVCGPINDTMFIIINPVTVHAGPDQTICAGTSAILAGSCGYQANGTWSGGTGTFSPNATTRDAVYTPSAAERTAGTVTLTFTMDDPPAACGPNSDTMTITINPTANANAGPDQTICAGTSATLAGSFDGIAYGSEWIGGGGTFIPSATTLNAVYTPSSAEITAGSVTLTLLNPVGPCPGAVDSMTIFIDSCLPHIALLVADTANNRIQGFDGSNWSVIGVGTLGAGNGQFRAPEAVAFSSTGQRMYVADTGNNRIQWSTDGGVNWANFATNGVGFNQVKAPQGVALDAAGNLYVADTGNNRILRFNGGIPGMGVLLANKGTSAGQVTNPSGMVVDNKSTLFIADTGNNRVLKILNASTVISTNTGKVVASNGIGLNQVRAPQGVAVDSNGTLYIADTGNSRILRFLNGNSNNATTLALSGTQLGQVRQPEGITTSQFTSGWLAGIPIIVVGDTANNRIVGRPIGTGSWLYIGSPDNVGTGIGQFRAPSKIR
- a CDS encoding alpha/beta hydrolase; protein product: MTTRCRVAGMVFLPIFFLLLTASALGQAPTLDPTWSDAPSPRVIRAIIEDELAYLGIQDKVTAEDLDVLTRLKVKADSLMASDEERTRAYKELLTKLAQLTGAPAGFETRLDRTVQAAVGLSKGSVVLPGEFSQIEKRGSGPVPVILIPDIGLDWTVYESLMNRNAKAYTMYALTLPGAAGTPPYPRPKIRNFSHTDWWNTIEQGIVNLIKKENLSGVVLVGQQAGAYVAMKTALDHPDQIRAVVNLNGLLYSPMNSPADTTKPATHQERVQIVNSSPSLALWPNSSYSQSLQFASGFSTFYCQHEARQKLLSEMMAKTRLDVMYRYFYELMTTDLSEAAKKLSVPMLVVISSPDAKMTVPGGWNANRMQWEKFKTENPKLPLRLVTFEDTRAYATEDSPEDLDRAIGEFLAGKPVDGKMKAGG
- a CDS encoding response regulator transcription factor, producing the protein MTGEPAKIRTLLVDDEPLARRTLSLLLKDDPEITIIGECSNGFEAVKAIRRDRPDLLFLDIQMPEMNGFEVLEAAGPDLSSVIVFVTAYDQFAVKAFEAQALDYVLKPFDDERFEQAVKRAKSHIYQNRSADINRRLLEWLASQQMTSPPATEKALYLQRLSVKSGGRVHFLKVAEIEWIEASDQYVVLHVAGKQHLLRDSLNRLETQLDPDQFFRVHRSALVNLDFVRELELNENGDGTIVLSNRTSIKLSRSRREKFETALVRRS
- a CDS encoding sensor histidine kinase — encoded protein: MIFPSVPPAWKRQLVVCALWMIPGILIVAQVTFGPSARPRPHSWGWELFFQLLYWEPLALATPLVFDLSRRFPFEVPRRGRAFGFHLAAGIVFGFVYALVLTLVSRWAIPDPRIFESLQGFLAGYARMINFTLLFGPMVYWMLVGVGHAMVYAERLREGERQTAELQLRTSQLETQLANARLLALKMQLHPHFLFNTLHSIAALVRENDTRGAVRMIAGLSDLLRSVLDRSGNEQVPLRLELEFLEKYLEIEQIRFQDRLTVYKNIAPETLDAGVPHLILQPLVENAVRHGISKRIAASRIEINTWRENGRLCLQINDDGPGLPPDFAQAEARGLGLRNVQARLKACFGSDHDFVVETVKEGGTSALISIPFLSEQDLPRSETHTV
- a CDS encoding GNAT family N-acetyltransferase, which encodes MLNPNTCLQTKTGSCFLMLPKYQPSNMPEIHLKPIEQDDESFLFQIFAASRAEEMARVPWDDSLKRAFLWSQFQAQSEQYRIKYPTGDFSVILLDTQPVGRLYLGRLENQLRIIDLALLPEFRRQGIARKIMADLMTESRQNHKPIRIYVESFNPALPWFLKLGFQKIDGDEVYYFLEWQSGVEDIGLNPEP
- a CDS encoding GNAT family N-acetyltransferase: MSFPDFSKNPEPKLRPATDEDQPDLIEVYASTRIEEIALVGWNEAHQLVFFTMQFQAQHHFYRMQYPAAEHSVIELAGKTIGRLIVVRQESEIRLADIALLPEYRNQGIGAHITYQLIAEATTTNKPLRLQVLKHSPAVRFYQRLGFRETGSTDTHFQMEYRRIENEEYD